From one Culex quinquefasciatus strain JHB chromosome 3, VPISU_Cqui_1.0_pri_paternal, whole genome shotgun sequence genomic stretch:
- the LOC6048309 gene encoding neprilysin-4, protein MSTMRIWTTDSQHDGHITDNKNNINHTDAAGGSTPSDAANDSNPYLVGVQSRFRRRYYHKSIFIALVVIIIILLIGIIVIACLLHFPPEICLSPECLRSAADLKQTMNTRVDPCEDFYAFTCGNWAEDHPRPETYTSYDWFSERQSRILRNIRAYLQKNDSDSEPEPVRQSRAMYRACMNLTAMDSLGYDPIFSVLGELQLPNLPTILNLTDTDYAAYNFDWIRSLAKVKQQLQLDVLFGFDVFPDPKDRDHNRLVLGTIETSSSLPFNDHILRHVRAAKHRIVVSESDDDDDDVLEVDTAYLKAYKKFMIAAMKVLANNTDSKVELDAHEESFQKAADIYVKMSKVIKKFEDQAENASKSNSTEDRLNLHDVVYTTAPQLQNMTDLYIAPKEPFPIWERFLNKVFDGIPEAQLNVKEDLILTSNADMLYLRLLADYLAQTPLAHIELFIWWTVVEELILHTTTEIRKLHYEHYQSMMTVNGFTPRSLYCTGTVNKLMGMAVSYAIAGQNFLQDTKPKVQQMLQYIQHAFERLVRDTTWMDWSTKRATLDKSEAMRSLIGFPEWILDEEQLKKLYDTLDISDSQHLDNMLQIIRLRNVKKLRYWRLKNIVGWDTLPTNVNAFHTFQDNAITIPIAILQYPFYHLGLEALNYGAIGTVLGHELTHGFDDSGRQFDKDGNLKQWWSNSTVQEYVNRTACFVQQYSGYYIDEADDYIDGLQTLGENIADNGGVREAYHAYKIYMKHHRKEPLLPGFENYTHEQLFFISYGNLWCESHTASAAKAALDDTHCPGWIRLKGVLSNSPEFSRTFGCKVGSGMNPAAGEKCRIW, encoded by the exons ATGTCAACCATGCGGATCTGGACGACCGATAGTCAACACGATG GTCACATAActgacaacaaaaacaacataaatCATACCGACGCCGCCGGCGGAAGTACGCCCAGCGATGCGGCCAATGACTCCAACCCTTACCTGGTGGGGGTGCAATCTAG GTTTCGCCGGCGCTATTACCACAAATCTATTTTCATCGCGCTAGTTGTCATCATCATTATTCTCCTAATTGGAATCATTGTTATTGCCTGTTTGC TCCATTTCCCGCCGGAGATCTGCCTCAGCCCGGAGTGTCTCCGGTCGGCGGCGGACCTCAAGCAAACCATGAACACCCGGGTGGACCCGTGCGAGGACTTTTACGCCTTTACCTGCGGCAACTGGGCCGAGGATCACCCGCGGCCCGAGACGTACACCAGCTACGACTGGTTCAGCGAGCGGCAGTCCCGCATCTTGCGCAACATCCGGGCCTACCTTCAAAAGAATGACAGTGACTCGGAGCCGGAACCGGTTCGGCAATCGCGGGCCATGTACCGGGCCTGCATGAATTTGA CGGCCATGGATTCGCTAGGCTACGATCCGATCTTCTCCGTGCTGGGCGAGCTTCAGCTACCGAACCTGCCAACGATACTGAACCTCACGGACACGGACTACGCGGCGTACAACTTTGACTGGATACGCTCGTTGGCTAAGGTCAAGCAGCAGCTTCAGCTGGACGTTCTGTTTGGGTTTGACGTGTTTCCCGACCCGAAGGATCGCGACCATAACCGGTTGGTGCTGGGCACGATTGAGACCAGCTCGAGTTTACCCTT CAACGATCACATCCTACGGCACGTCAGGGCGGCCAAGCACAGAATTGTGGTAAGTGAGAGtgatgacgatgacgatgacgtTCTGGAAGTCGATACGGCATACCTGAAGGCGTACAAGAAGTTTATGATCGCGGCCATGAAGGTCCTGGCGAACAATACCGACTCCAAGGTTGAGTTGGACGCGCACGAAGAAAGCTTCCAAAAGGCGGCTGATATCTACGTAAAGATGTCCAAGGTCATCAAGAAG TTCGAAGATCAAGCCGAGAATGCTTCCAAGAGCAACAGCACCGAGGACAGGCTGAACTTGCACGACGTCGTCTACACAACGGCTCCCCAGCTTCAAAACATGACCGACCTGTACATAGCTCCGAAGGAGCCTTTCCCGATTTGGGAGCGCTTCCTGAACAAAGTCTTCGACGGCATTCCGGAGGCGCAACTCAACGTCAAGGAAGACCTCATTCTCACCAGCAACGCGGACATGCTCTATCTACGACTGCTCGCGGACTACCTCGCACAGACTCCGCTCGCTCACATCGAGCTGTTCATCTGGTGGACCGTGGTGGAGGAGCTGATCCTGCACACGACCACCGAGATCCGGAAGCTGCACTACGAGCACTACCAGTCGATGATGACGGTGAACGGGTTCACGCCGCGATCGCTGTACTGCACCGGAACGGTCAACAAGCTGATGGGAATGGCGGTCAGCTACGCGATCGCGGGCCAGAACTTCCTGCAGGACACCAAGCCGAAGGTTCAGCAAATGCTGCAGTACATCCAGCACGCGTTCGAGCGGCTCGTGCGGGACACGACCTGGATGGACTGGAGCACGAAGCGCGCCACGCTGGACAAGTCGGAAGCGATGCGCAGCTTGATTGGCTTCCCCGAGTGGATTCTGGACGAGGAGCAGCTGAAGAAGCTGTACGATACG CTCGACATCAGCGACTCCCAGCATCTGGACAACATGCTGCAGATCATACGGTTGAGGAACGTCAAGAAGCTTCGCTACTGGCGACTCAAGAACATCGTCGGCTGGGACACGCTGCCGACAAACGTGAACGCGTTCCACACCTTTCAGGACAACGCGATCA CTATTCCGATAGCGATCCTGCAGTACCCGTTCTACCATCTGGGTCTAGA AGCGCTTAACTACGGAGCGATTGGGACGGTGCTGGGTCACGAGCTGACCCACGGATTCGACGACAGTG GTAGACAGTTCGACAAGGATGGTAACCTGAAGCAGTGGTGGTCAAACAGCACGGTTCAAGAGTACGTCAACAGGACGGCTTGTTTCGTGCAGCAGTACAGCGGATACTACATCGACGAAGCGGATGACTAC ATCGACGGTCTGCAAACGCTCGGCGAGAATATCGCCGACAACGGTGGGGTACGCGAAGCGTACCACGCGTACAAGATCTACATGAAGCACCACCGGAAGGAGCCGCTCCTACCGGGCTTCGAGAACTACACCCACGAGCAGTTGTTCTTCATCTCGTACGGCAAC CTCTGGTGCGAATCGCACACGGCGTCCGCGGCCAAGGCCGCCTTGGATGACACGCACTGTCCGGGCTGGATACGGCTCAAGGGCGTGCTCAGCAACTCGCCCGAGTTTAGCCGGACGTTCGGGTGCAAGGTGGGTAGCGGGATGAATCCCGCCGCCGGCGAAAAGTGTCGGATTTGGTGA
- the LOC119768899 gene encoding uncharacterized protein LOC119768899, translated as MWTCPIAARCSTCGGRHHSLIHPEKPAGVRGSASNRPAPVVQQAAGSSVPSAGTGTASTPQALTSSVATIYAANVAAESRRIHVFLSTVLVSVKDCNGKLHTARALLDSGSQANLISERLCQMLRLPRKKVSVPISGVGSARMQVDSSASAIIASRVSNYTVPMEFLVLKRVTEDQPSATIAIGEWNLPSDMVLADPGFNKRAPIDLLLGLEHFYEFLLLNGGQVQIQRPGEGLPLFVNTVFGWIAAGKTDLGSLNPVPSCHVSVNATLEEKIERFWTIEELQEAPKQTQEEQDCEEHFQTTFSRDTTGRYVVRLPKRLGFEKMIGESRDMAVRRLMQLERRLGKDEGLRVRYSEAIHTYLEQDHMRLVSEEELKGDTRLECYLPHHPVFKESSTTTKIRPVFDGSAKTTSNHSLNEALMVGPVLQDPLFDLVLRFRKKQVALVADIEKMYLQVKVHSDDTPLQRILWRPSPSEPIRTYEMLRVTFGLAPSSYLATRCLQQLAHDEGEVYQRAREALLRDFYVDDFIGGAESEEEALLLRQELEQLLPKGGFRLRKWVSNATGALAGLAADDLGTQTKLNFDQEQVKTLGINWQPGPDVLGIDVSSLSVSGPWTRRRVYSIIAQLWDPSGITAPVISWAKIRMQLLWVATQGWDDPLAPALATQWTEFHQQLPELAKIAVDRCAFVENPAHVEFHVFADASEAAYGACIYVRSVDPSGRVKICLLAAKSRPAGLKKVTLARLELCAALMAARLYSRVVQALKMEGTETWFWSDSTVVLAWLKSPSYVWPTFVANRVSHIQELTKGHRWNHVKGTENPADLVSRGVMPKDLVGLRLWFQGPHWLEAFEEYWSKAKHEETEDPAEELLEKKKNILVVSESPEPHPLIDRYACYWKLLRITAYCMRFARNCQRRKKPSTTSYLTVGELKEAKLALVRSVQQEPFATEIKALANHRLVPAHSSLKLLNPFLDQQGVLRVGGRLRLAGESFSTRHPMILPNSHTFTRQVAVAYHAISLHSGPRMTLAQVRQEFWPLSGKQLATYTYRNCVRCFRSNPVPVKQPPGQLPKPRTTPSRPFTVTGVDYCGPVYLKPAHRRAAALKAYIAVFVCFSTKAVHLELVGDLTTAAFLAALRRFVARRGLPSEVHSDNGLNFQELATICESSTICCKTLR; from the coding sequence ATGTGGACGTGCCCGATTGCTGCACGCTGCAGTACGTGTGGTGGTAGGCACCACTCGTTGATCCACCCCGAGAAGCCAGCGGGTGTCCGTGGTTCGGCATCGAACAGGCCGGCCCCGGTGGTGCAGCAGGCTGCTGGTTCTAGCGTACCGTCAGCAGGGACGGGAACGGCAAGCACACCGCAGGCTCTGACGAGCTCTGTGGCAACCATTTACGCTGCAAACGTGGCAGCGGAGTCGAGGAGGATTCACGTCTTCTTATCGACGGTTCTCGTTTCGGTGAAAGACTGCAACGGAAAGTTGCACACGGCGAGAGCACTTCTTGATAGCGGGTCGcaggcaaatttgatctcggagCGGCTGTGCCAGATGCTGCGATTGCCCCGTAAGAAGGTCAGCGTACCGATATCCGGTGTCGGCAGCGCACGGATGCAGGTTGACAGCTCGGCGTCGGCAATAATTGCCTCGCGCGTCTCGAACTATACCGTACCGATGGAGTTTCTGGTACTGAAACGAGTAACCGAGGACCAGCCGTCGGCAACGATTGCCATCGGCGAGTGGAACCTCCCGTCGGATATGGTTCTGGCGGATCCCGGTTTCAACAAGCGCGCTCCGATTGACCTGCTGTTGGGATTGGAGCACTTCTACGAGTTCTTGCTGTTGAATGGTGGTCAGGTGCAGATCCAGCGTCCTGGTGAAGGTCTTCCGCTGTTTGTCAACACGGTTTTTGGTTGGATAGCAGCAGGGAAGACGGACTTGGGAAGCCTCAACCCTGTCCCGAGTTGTCATGTTTCGGTTAACGCGACCCTGGAGGAGAAAATCGAGCGATTTTGGACCATCGAAGAGCTGCAGGAGGCACCGAAGCAGACACAAGAAGAGCAGGATTGCGAGGAGCACTTCCAGACGACGTTTTCACGCGACACTACGGGAAGGTACGTGGTGCGGCTTCCGAAGCGCTTGGGCTTCGAGAAGATGATCGGCGAATCCAGGGATATGGCGGTGCGACGATTGATGCAGCTCGAGCGCAGGCTCGGTAAAGACGAAGGGCTTCGGGTGCGTTACAGCGAAGCGATCCACACTTATCTCGAGCAGGACCACATGAGATTGGTATCGGAGGAGGAGCTGAAGGGCGACACGCGCCTTGAGTGCTACCTTCCTCACCATCCGGTGTTCAAGGAATCGAGCACAACTACGAAGATTCGACCGGTGTTCGATGGTTCGGCGAAGACGACGTCAAATCATTCGTTGAATGAAGCGCTCATGGTGGGCCCAGTTCTCCAGGACCCGCTTTTTGACCTGGTGCTTCGTTTCCGGAAGAAGCAGGTTGCTCTCGTCGCTGACATCGAGAAGATGTACTTGCAGGTCAAGGTGCATTCCGACGACACCCCTCTGCAGCGGATCTTGTGGAGGCCGTCACCGTCGGAGCCCATTCGGACTTACGAGATGCTTCGGGTCACTTTCGGCCTGGCCCCATCGTCGTACCTAGCGACAAGATGTCTCCAGCAACTGGCGCATGATGAAGGTGAAGTGTACCAACGTGCGAGGGAAGCTCTGCTGCGGGATTTCTACGTCGACGACTTCATCGGAGGAGCGGAGTCCGAGGAAGAAGCGCTTTTGCTGCGGCAAGAGCTGGAGCAGCTGCTGCCGAAGGGCGGTTTCAGGCTGCGCAAGTGGGTGTCAAACGCCACAGGGGCGTTGGCGGGGCTAGCTGCGGACGATCTGGGGACGCAGACCAAGCTCAACTTCGATCAGGAGCAGGTGAAGACGCTGGGCATCAACTGGCAACCTGGGCCAGATGTGCTGGGAATCGACGTGTCGAGTTTGTCCGTGAGCGGACCGTGGACCAGAAGAAGGGTCTACTCGATAATCGCCCAGCTGTGGGATCCGAGCGGAATCACTGCCCCGGTGATATCATGGGCCAAAATCCGGATGCAGCTGCTGTGGGTAGCGACGCAAGGGTGGGACGACCCGTTGGCGCCGGCGCTGGCGACACAATGGACGGAATTCCACCAGCAACTACCCGAGTTAGCCAAGATAGCAGTCGACAGGTGCGCATTCGTGGAGAATCCAGCGCACGTCGAGTTCCATGTGTTTGCGGACGCATCGGAGGCTGCATACGGAGCATGCATATACGTTCGCTCAGTTGACCCATCAGGACGGGTCAAGATTTGCCTGTTGGCGGCGAAGTCGCGGCCTGCAGGTTTGAAGAAGGTAACTCTAGCGAGACTGGAGCTGTGCGCGGCTCTGATGGCAGCGAGGCTGTACAGTAGAGTGGTCCAAGCTCTCAAGATGGAGGGTACGGAAACTTGGTTTTGGTCAGATTCGACAGTCGTGCTGGCGTGGCTCAAGTCGCCATCGTACGTCTGGCCAACGTTCGTCGCGAACCGAGTCTCGCACATTCAGGAGCTGACGAAGGGACATCGTTGGAACCATGTCAAGGGGACGGAGAATCCGGCGGACCTCGTTTCGCGCGGCGTGATGCCGAAGGATCTCGTTGGACTGCGTCTGTGGTTTCAAGGTCCGCACTGGTTGGAGGCATTCGAGGAGTATTGGAGCAAGGCGAAGCACGAGGAGACCGAAGATCCGGCCGAAGAACTGTtggagaagaagaagaacatTCTGGTGGTGTCGGAATCCCCGGAACCTCACCCGCTCATCGATCGCTACGCGTGCTATTGGAAGCTGCTGAGGATCACGGCGTACTGCATGAGGTTTGCTCGGAACTGTCAGCGTCGCAAGAAGCCATCCACAACGTCGTACCTCACCGTCGGCGAGCTGAAGGAAGCCAAACTGGCGCTGGTGCGCAGTGTACAGCAGGAACCTTTCGCCACGGAGATCAAGGCACTCGCGAACCACCGACTCGTGCCCGCCCATTCGTCGTTGAAGCTGTTGAACCCGTTTCTGGATCAGCAGGGCGTACTCCGTGTTGGTGGCCGGCTTAGACTCGCAGGCGAATCGTTTTCCACCCGGCATCCCATGATACTCCCCAACAGTCACACTTTCACGCGACAAGTAGCCGTCGCGTACCACGCAATTTCCCTCCACTCTGGTCCTCGCATGACGCTCGCTCAAGTTCGCCAGGAGTTTTGGCCGCTAAGTGGCAAACAACTGGCAACCTACACGTATCGGAACTGTGTGCGATGTTTCCGAAGCAACCCTGTCCCTGTCAAGCAACCCCCTGGTCAACTCCCAAAGCCTCGTACAACTCCCTCTCGTCCGTTCACCGTCACCGGTGTAGATTATTGTGGCCCGGTCTACCTGAAGCCCGCACACCGTCGAGCAGCTGCGCTGAAGGCGTACATCGCCGTGTTCGTGTGCTTCAGCACAAAAGCGGTCCACCTTGAGCTTGTAGGGGATCTGACGACCGCGGCGTTTCTTGCGGCCCTGCGACGTTTCGTTGCGCGCCGAGGCCTGCCCTCGGAAGTCCACTCGGACAACGGCCTGAACTTTCAGGAGCTAGCAACCATCTGCGAGAGCTCTACGATCTGTTGCAAGACCCTACGGTGA